In Lolium rigidum isolate FL_2022 chromosome 3, APGP_CSIRO_Lrig_0.1, whole genome shotgun sequence, the genomic window tCGTCGAACGAGGTTGCGTGCGCCGGCCATGGCAGCTGCTGCCGAGTTCTtgtggcctttggagttcgccggcgcacggttgaggtcaatggacgaaggtgacggccccgacATGGACtctcccacctccggtgacccatcccgtgaccggTACGCGTGCCGCCTGAATGCGCCCCCAATTCCTGCCCAAACGGGGCGGACGGTGGGCCGATTGATCTTGGAGGAAGGGGCAGGGTCACGgatgaggccgagctcccccgAGGCCGTGCGTCGTGCCGGGGATGAGCATGTGCTGGCCGAGCGATGAGTGGCCGTAAAACAGCATGGCTCGCACCTGCTCTTGCTTGGCCGTGTTCTTCGCCTGTGTTTGGAGTTGGAGGAGGTGCTCCGCCGCCCGCACccgctcctcctcggcggcggcctccttcttccgtTGATCGGACGCCGGCGCCGATCCGCCCGCTTCTTGGACTCCATCGCCCTCCgctccgcggtgagctcgggcttcgccttcttcgtcggcggcccgggctccacgaccaccggagcgtccggttcgagccgcctccacggaaggagcggcaacggccgcgaccggtgcctcctctccgatggtggcggtggtggcggtggcggcggcggtcgcttcgtcggccatctctaggttttgggagtggagtggagtgtttCGTTGTGGGAGGCGAGACAGGGCGGGCCgagggcggacaagggaggacgcgagcgaccagcctttcgcgtccgcggccacgcaaactcgtccaagatttgggccgggtttgggtcgtcccggacgccccggccgtccgttttagggatgggtccgcgcgctgggccgcgattttgtccgtttcgacccatccggacgcgcgggcgcgggatgggtcgcccggttggagatgcccttatatcgAATAAAGGAATCAATTCCATGGTGGCAAAATGCAAACCAGTTGCAGTTGCGTCACAGAATAATTTAATAGCTGGATATGCCTACTGTCCAGATCCTATACAACTGCATTCCTCTGCAACTCTTTATACCACATAAATAATCCTCGAGAGGAAAAAACGATGATCTGAAACGAACACTCACTTGCGGCATGGCCCGAACTGCCGACCAGTCGATAAATATATTCGACTGCGAAATCCAAATCCAAATCTGAGCCGAGAAGGAACGTGCGTCCCATCCGTCGGCCCcggggatgaggacgacgacgagatgaGCATTAGAttccccgtcgccgtcgccgtcggcgcCCCCACACGCCGCCGTCCCCCGTAAGCCCTGTCGCCCACGCCATCCATCCACACGATAAACCCCCGGCGCGAGCAGCGGCGCGCCCAAGTCCACAGCGACGCCGGAGCCGCGGCCGGCGCGCACACCTGGCAGAGAAATATCAGCTCTCGCTTTCCATGATTGGATTGACGCCGCCGAAAGGCCCGAGCGGAATAAATACTGAGTTCCAGGCCTATCGCAGGGTggagggaaaagaaaagaaatttgtgGGGGGAGTGGGCGGGGATTGGTCGGCGCCAGCGCGCGCGCGCACCCGCAACGTGGTGTGCTGATTCCCCCACCATTTCCCGGGCCCCTCATGTCCCCTTCTTCTCCCCCCTCTGCCCGAGGCCACCTCCCTCCTTCTTTCCTTCCTttctttcccctttctcttctctcTCGCTGCGATCGTGATCCCGTTATCTAGCTAGCGGGGCACACGAGTAGGCGCGGCGGAGCGCATGGACGTGGTCAAACACGCTCGATCCCTCCCGGTGGCGCGCTGCCGATGAGCTTCTCCGACTCCCGGCTTCCGGCGAGCTCAGGTACTGTCTCCTGCCTGCTTTGCCTTTGGTCCGCTCGCTTTAGCAGAGCTTCAGGTTAGAGGTTTTGTGAGTGAGTTTGCGTGCTCGTCATCCGGCGACGCAAGCTGAGAGAGCTAGAATTCAGCTGGTTTTCGGGTTCCCCTGCTTTGATCCGTCGTTCAGATTGAGCGGCGTCTCGAGTGGGAATTCGACGAGGATACTCGATACTGTATTGTGTTCTGTTTTGAGGTCCTGATTCGTCAAAGGTGTAGCCTTTTTGTGAGTTGGGTGGCTTAATCCTGCCTCCTTTTGGTAGATAGACAACTGTAACttttagttctaaagaaaaaaagGATAGCTGTAACTTTCTCCTAGGTAACTTTTGAGAACCATGTTCAAAAGGCGCTTTGGTTTACTTTACTGATGCACATAATACTACCCGCTCATACATGTGACGGGAAGGATCGTGCCCAATTAATAATCTTTGCCTAGGAGTGTAGAAATGCTAGTTCCGTCGCACGACCCAAGCATCCAAGAATCTGCAGcagaaactatgcggtgtcagccACAAGCTAGAACTTTTATACACCGTGCACTGAGGCAGTAAAATTATCCTTCTAAAAGCGAAGTTATTGCTTGCATTATGATTATATCAAAATAGCCATACTGCTTGTACCAAGATTATATCTGATGGAATTTACTTGCATGGCGTATGACAGCTTTCTCTGCTTTATTTCAGGTCATTTGGATCACAGTTTTGGGTCTTTTGAGCTATTCTGGTAAGCCTTGAGATGGCCAGTGCAGAGACAAGCAATGAGGACACCCACAGGTGTGCACATTTCCAATATTGGTCTACCTTATTTTTGGAACAAATAACTAGTGCTTCAGTGCTTTCCCTGGATACTGAAAAGCGCATTAAATGTCCCTTCGGGGACATCCAAAAAGCACATTCAATCGAGATCATGATTTGCAACCTCACAATGCGCCATTTATtgcattggggcaagatttgtgtTATCTTCAGGAAAGCATGGAAGCACTAATTTGTAAAAATCTGAATACTGGTAATGGATATGTGCTTGTAGCCtaattattttcttttctgatCAGGGGTGATACCCTTCCAAATGGAGACGTCTATGTGGGCAACTTCGATGGGTTAGTTCCTCACGGAATGGGGAAGTATATGTGGACAGATGGAGCCCTTTATGATGGCGAGTGGGATAAAAGCAAAATGACTGGGAGAGGAATAATCCAGTGGCCTTCAGGCGCATCCTATGAAGGCGACTTCCGTGGAGGTTTCATCGACGGAACAGGCACTTTCAAGGGAGTTGACGGCTCGGTTTACAAAGGTTCTTGGAGGATGAACAAAAAGCAGGGAATGGGGACAATGGTTTATTCTAACTCTGACACTTATGAAGGCTTGTGGAATGAGGGTTTACCGGACGGATATGGTAAATATACGTGGGCTGCTGGTAACATCTACATTGGAAACTGGAAATCAGGTAACATGAACGGCAGAGGCGTAATGCAATGGATACATGGTGATACTCTTGACTGTAATTGGCTCAATGGGTTTGCTCATGGGAAAGGTTACTGCAAATACGCATCAGGAGCATGTTACATTGGTACATGGGATAGGGGAGTCAAGGATGGCCATGGCATATTTTATCAACCAGGAAGTAAAATACCCTGTAACCTTGAAGTTTCTGAATGCGCAACAAATAATGATGGTACAAGTGCTTCAAGTTCAAGTAATGTGAAGGCCAAAATTGGACTATTATTTATATTGCAAAATATGTGCAACAAACGGGGACTACGTAGGTTCTTTCATCGTCCCAAGCGCATTTCCAACGGTACAACACCGATTTTTTATGATGATTCCCGAAACCACTTATCACAAGATTTGTGCAATAAATCCTTGTCAAGTAATGAGCGTTTACGAGACTGTGATGTTCATAAGGATCTGGTCTATGAACGGGAATATGTACAAGGAGTGCTTATCTTGGAACAACCAAAAGGCAAAGATTCAGGAATGTTGGACAGTGGTGAAACACAGGAGAATACATGGCAAAAACAAGAGAGAGGACCAATGGAGACTATTTACAAGGGCCACAGGAGCTATTTTCTAATGCTCAATTTGCAACTTGGCATTAGGTGAGTACTGAATAGCTTCAATGTATGGCTACTTTATGTGTCATCTGAATTCTGCCGCATGAATCTGTTTGTTCTGTATGTtccttgtttattccataaagtgCATATATGTGTTTAGGACTGGTGCATCATCATTAATTGAGATCAGTGGTGGACCTTAGATCAACAATTAGGATGTGTAAAACTACATATTAACGAATATAGAAATCTAGGATGGCCATTTGAAGGTTAATTACTGACCTTAGATTTCATTTCCAATCTGATGCAATTGCAAAAATATTAGAGGGTATAACCGTGTAAGTCCCCACCTTGACCCCAATGAAGCTCCTCCACTGATTAAGATGTGCTGTTAACACATCTAAATGAAGCAAGCTATGTAAGTATGATTGAGTACACAGATTTCATTACTGACCTTAGATTTCATTTCCAATCTGATGCAATTGCAAAAATATTAGAGGGTATAACCGTGTAAGTCCCCACCTTGACCCCAATGAAGCTCCGCCACTGATTAAGATGTGCTGTTAACACATCTAAATGAAGCAAGCTATGTAAGTATGATTGAGTACACAGATTTCAGACGCGAAAAACTTAGTTAATAATTCAAGCATAACATTACTACCTGAAAGATCAGAATTCAGTTTAGTACTGAAGAAAATTAATAAGCAGTTATAATATTTTGTTATCTGAGTCTTAAAAAAAGGAGCCGACGCTAGCACCAGAACCAATCTGGCTCATATTGTATAAATGATAATAATTCTTTCAGAAACAAATGTACTTCAATAAGGCATCACATACTACATTTCCTGGCACATTTATCAAAAAGTGCCTTATTTAATATGCCAATATCCATCCAACCATATTATAACTTCCACCACTCTGCTCTCTGTTCTGATTATTTTATCTATTAGATGGTCATAACTCATATTTGTCAGCACCATTAGTTTGGTGGTGGTTTTTCTTTAGGCATATGTTCATCGTAACAGGCATTTCTATCAATTGACCACAGACGATGCTGTTTTTCAGGTATACCGTGGGTAAAATCACCCCTGTACCTTTGCGCGAAGTTCGTTCAAATGATTTTGGACCTAGGGCCCGGATAAGAATGTACTTCCCTTGTGAGGGCTCGCAGTATACACCTCCACACTGCTCTGTCAATTTCTTTTGGAAAGACTATTGTCCTATGGTCTTCCGGTATGCCTCGTTTCAATTTGCTTATTTTACACGAATTTAAAATTTCATAATGTAGTCTTATTATTCATTCTGATTGGATATTACAACTATAGCTCACCTATCCATAGTTGAATACTAGGACGTGCTGTGCAACTGACAATGGTGAAAGAGTTAGTTTGACCAAATAGTTCATCATCTGTACCAAAAAAAAAGCATAATTTGATGGTCAGACGCCCTGTTTCCATGGTTTTTAAGGCGGTAAGGCGTTCTACACCTGCTCTGACGCCTAAGCGGGCACCTAAGGAGGATGCCTAAGTGCCTAAAGCGGGCAAATTACCAAGGCACTACCAGGGTGCCTTATCGCCTAGTGTCCTAAGGTGGACGCCTTAAAAACCATGCCTGCTTCTTAAAGTAATCTCATCATGTCAGATTTTTACCGTTCCATAAACTAGCAAGAAACTCCTTTTAAAACATTCATGAAGTTTCCTTTGAACAAACATTCATTAGGTATAGTGTAACATGCTTCCTAATtcagtttatttatttatttagtggTACTGGTATATTATTTGTACAAGCAGTACTGGATGATACAGGCTGAACAGAAAATTGCATCAGCTCTGAGCTTTGCTAGTCTCTTCTGCGTAGTTTTTTCATTCTCTGTACCTTATTATTTGTAATTCTAACAATATGTTTTCCAGGAATCTTCGGGAAATGTTTCATATTGATGCTGCAGATTACATGATGTCTATATGTGGGGGTGATAGTCTAAAGGAGCTTTCTTCACCTGGCAAAAGTGGAAGTATTTTCTATCTTTCCCAGGACGAACGATTTGTCATAAAAACATTGAGAAAAAGTGAACTGAAGGTATGGCTCTCAAGATAGTTTGTCAGGGTGTAGCTTTTATATTTATGATGTTGATGAAGCATCATTACATTTACAACCAGGACAAAAATCTTACACAAATACAATGGTATTTgataattcaaatatgaataaaATGAGCTTTACAAAAATAAAACTGATTCAATATCCTTGTTGAGTGATAAGATATGCCTACTGCAGATTGGTTTGACGTAATACGTCCTGCAGATACTGTTGAAGATGCTCCCAAAATATTACAATCATGTCAAAGCTTATGATAATACTCTCATCACGAAATTTTTTGGCGTGCACAGGATTACTCTGAAAGCTGGAAAAAAGGTACATGGTCACATCTTTGGTACAGTATTGTTGTTTATCTCGTGTGCATTGCCATAGTTAGTTGTCATCTTATGGTGCTATTGTAGGTCCGTTTTGTCGTGATGGGAAATATGTTCTGTACTGAGCTGCGAATTCATCGTAAGTACGACTTAAAGGGCTCTACACAGGGCCGatcaacaaaaaaacaaaaaattaacGAGAACACAACATTAAAGGATCTTGACCTATCACATGCTTTTCATGTTGACAGACCATGGAGGGAGGCGCTTTTCAGGTAGGTTGTTCCTTTATTGATCTGTATCTGTTCTAGTACCAAGTTAATGATAAATGCAAACTGCTAATTACTACTTGCCCAACGATTTTCAGGCAGATAGCTCTTGATTCTATGTTCCTGGAATCTCAATCCATTATCGACTATAGCATGCTATTGGGAATCCATTTCAGAGCTCCCCAGCACTTGAAGGCTGTCATGCCCCATCAGAACACCCTTGAAAGCAGCGGAATTTCATCTGCTACTGATTGTATGTACCCTACCTCAAGTACTATGTGCAGTACTTAAGTTCCTCTGAAATGATGACCTTAGCTTAAAACAAGGAAGTTAAAACAAATTCCTCAGATTGCGAATTTGTGTACTCTATTATGTTTCTTAGTTTTGTTGTATTGGTAGGATTTCCTAAGAGCAACAGCTTTTCTTTTTCACATTAACTAGGTACCATTCCACCCCAGTCTGAGGATACAAGTTCTTCAAAAAGATTTCTACTAGTCGCTCATGAACCAGGTACGACAGTAGGTGGTTCCCACATTAGAGGAAGCATGGTCAGAGCATCAGAAGGTGGTTACGAGGAAGTCGATCTTGTTTTGCCAGGCACCGGAAGGTAGATTTTCTTGACTTCGTGTTGAGCACTGTGACATCTGTCCATTTTAACTATATTTGAGTGGCCTTTGCATAACAATGGCAGATTAATTCCATGTCACATTTGGACGACAAATTCAGTTTTATTCCTTTTTTCTGATTGCAAGTTCAGTTTTATTCCTATAATTTCTATGAAGATATATTCcctgtttcctttttttttctgatAGCAAGTTCTACATGATAATTAACCTTACCCAAGGCAACTTATGTTTCTGATTCTTGCATAATCTATATTCAGGTTCCGCGTGCAGTTAGGGGTGAACATGCCAGCTCAAGCTCGGAAATTGCTGGAGAGCACGGACCCAATTGAGGAGTATGATGTTGTGCTTTACCTCGGTATCATAGACATATTACAGGAGTACAACATGTCCAAAAGAGTAGAACATGCAGTCAAATCGCTTAAGTTCGATCCTCTTTCAATATCATCTGTTGATCCGAATCTGTATTCGAAACGATTCGTAAGTTTCTTGGAGAGGGTTTTCCCTGAGCAGGACTAAATAGAGAGGCCGTGAACAGTACATAGCAGTAACAggccatttttattttttttcatgtAAAGGATGAACATATTCTCCACTGGACTTACTTGATAGGCAACATGGTTCTTGTGCAgctccaaaaaaaaattatactgGTGACTAGTTTTCCTTGTAGAAAGTATCACCGTTGAGCCCTTCCTTTGAGTTGTCTTCGTGTTTCCCGCGATCTCCATTCGGGTCACAGGACGTCAGATCTGATGCGCAATCACTGAAAACGTCAGTTGGCGGTGGGTGACCAGGGAATTATCCAAATAGCCGACTGGTTGTGGCAAAAGACAACGCGTGAAAGATGAACAGGCAATAAGAAAGACAATTAGATAAAAATATACACAGATTAACAACTAGTATCAGTCAATACGAAGTGTTTGGGCATCGACCTGTGCACCCTTCTCCAGTGTCCAACCTATAAAGAGGTCGCTCCTCGCCTAGACAATGTTGGTATATTTGTGTGTTCATGTGTTTGCATATTTGTTCATCTCTGAATGTCAACACCCAGAAAAACGTCAGTGAAGAAGGTAGTGTGTTTGCCCCCTGTTTTATGTGCTTGCATGTTTTCATGACCACGCGCAACAGGAACTTCAAAGCAGGCTGCTGTTGCACAATTTCCGAAGGCATGCATGGCTGATTTTATTACCTACTGCAAACGAGGCACACACTAGAATTCTCAAATGAATTATCATGGAAAATACAGGGCACAAAAGAAATAATTGGCCAAAATTCAGGTGGCGTTTAACCAATAGCAGTAGCTGTCGTATAGCAACAGAGGAAGGGCAGTGACGCCAGAGTACTTAGAAATGACAATAGAATAATGAAACAATCATGTATATGGCATCAACAGCAAGAGATCACATCATTCTGAAAGACAAAAACCCAACAACAATACACGTACACAGTCACAACAGAAGGGCAACTACAACGACATTGAATCGCAATGCCTAAGCGCCTACCTCGCAAATAACCAGCCTACTGTGCTTCGTCAGGTACAGGAGCAACATCAGTAGTCTCTTCAGACGGCTTGGTTGGGTCCTCGCTGACGCCAAGGACTTCATCCATCAGGTAATCTTCCACGGCCATGTCGTCcacatcttcatcctcatcgttGTCACCGTCAGGGATCCGCCGAGCCTTTGGACCATGCTCTGCCCTGTGTGTGTCCAGCTCCTTATCCATTTCCTGCATGTTAGCAGGGACGTTCCCCTTCCGAGCATTCCGGGCATTCTGAATTCTTTCCAACTGCTTCTCGACGTTAGACATATAGTGCTCCTCAACTTGCTTCTGAAACTGGTTCAGCTCAGCCCTACGTACAGACTTCCATTCTTCGAATGTCTGAAATAAATCGATACGAATATGAATTCATCTGGAATGATAGATTTGCAAGACAACTGGTGACTAAATAGAGTAAACCCCTTGTCTCGTATGCCCCCAGGAAAATTGCAAATGCATGCAGAGACTGCGACTAATGATTTTATGTGATGCCTTCATGGTGAATGACCCACCCTTTCTTTGCTCTTAATCAATTTGTTGCATTTGCCAAGGAAAAAACTTCTAACCCGCTAGGCAAGGTCGTTATCCATCATGCTTGTTAAGTGTGACAAAACTTCCAAGTCAAGACTAAAAGGTGTAGTGCTCTACCTTAACTTTCGATGTGCTGACAATAGCTACTATAGCTCAAAAGTTACAGCCATTCTCCACGTTTACCAATGAAAAATTGAAACTTAAACGCCAGCAAGTTCACCAATGAAATTAGCAATTCATCATGGAAAAAATGCGCTTGAACATAATTATACTGCAGTATTTTACATGTGGCTTGATActcagatacttttaggcaatacaATTAACATCATTATGAAAATATATTGTGACATAATATCAAGGTATCTCGTACTGTAAAGATCAGCTACAAGCTCGTTATTGTAGTTTCCAGGAGTCGCCATGTTCTTGAGTGAACAGAAACTCTCACTTATCCAGGCTGGTGTTCATACTTCTCTCTCCTCTCATAAATATTTCATAATGGGGGAAATTTCGCAACTCATTGATCCATTCAGCATTCAGCATTCATGAGAAAGGCTACAGCGAGGTACCCTAATGCTTGACTGGTAAATGATCTAATTAACAAGTACAGATAAACATCAAAGCAGCAAAAGACAATGTAAATCTCAAGCTGACATTTTCATTCCGTTCGTACCAGAAGTGCCTCAATATCATCCTCAAACATGTgcaaattatgattttttttggagtatcagtttggacttttggttgtgttggctagtgcatgaagcttgacaactTACAAAGGGAAGAACCTACCTTTTCCTTGGTCTGCTCAACAATAGCTGGATCATCACTTAGTGGTTTGGTTGGCATGTAATAAATAGCTGGTTCAGCTTTTGTCCTGCCAAACACAAATGAAGTCAAAAAAAGGGATCAAACATACTCTATTGAATATGTGTAGAAACCGCTATAGACATCAAACATTAAGATTTGCGTACAATAAGAAACGCATCTTCCCTCAATTTAATTGTCAATATGGATACTTTTGGACCAGGAATAAAAATAACCTGCAGCATGCACAAATAAGAACAGACTAATCAGGAAAGAAACTAGAATTTCCAACTACACAGATAAGCAGCAGAACAGAAGGAAAAAGGATCTTGATCAGGTCAATGGCAAAGTAAAGATTTAAGAATGAAGCAAATCAATGAAGTTACCTTAAGAAATTGGACAGCTTTTTGTGATGCTCAGTCCACTGTAGGTACAACAGCTCCAACCTCTTCTCTTCTGCCTTAGCAGCTACTCGAGCACGAAGTGTCTAAGAAAGAGCACCTCAGGATTAAATCATTTGCAATACCAACACATCAAGTAAAAATATGTGAAATTAAACACAGATGGATATGCCACAGAAAACTGCACAATAGATTACCATATCGCGCCTACGCTTCTCTGCTGCTTGCTCCCGCTCTTGCTGTCGCAATCTTTCGCTGTCCTCGCGGGCCTTTTGATCAGCCTATATTAAACCAACCATTTCATTATTTCCTGATATGTTGGAGCTAATGTTGAGAATATAATCAAAGCTATATTGATCTTCTGTCAGCCACAGAAGCTTTCAAGAGAAAACTCTAAACCATgttttctacaaaacattaaattccTCAAAATTGGAAAAGATCATCGATCTTCCTCAGCTCTCAAGTGGAGTTAAGAATGTTTACAGAACTGTGAATGAATACTGAAACCCATGCTAAATTTTATAGTGAACAGTACATACAGAAAAGAAAAACTATTTGCACACAAGACATGTAGCACTAAACATTTAAAATAGACAGGAAGTAAATTATAACTAAATCATGAAGCAGGAGGTGATTGAAAGGCAAGACCTACAAAAAAAAACTGCAAGCCGCCTGTGTTAATTTATGTACTGCCAGCCAGCTTAGAAAAACAACATGGGACCTGGCCCATAGGCACACTAGACAATTTCCAAATGCATCCATATACATGATAATAATGATCTATATAGCTCAAATGCATAATATAGATAGGTACCTTCTGCTGAGCCTCTGATCGACGCATAAAAGCCTCTGAGTTGGACAATTTTTTGTCCTCTTGCTGAAATTTCTGCATTGGCAAGCATGGGGACGAATCAGGAATCATACAAACTGGAATATCCCCAAAGGTGAACACAACAAAATATCATATATAGATAGACTGCGGAATCAGTAGTGGATACAGAATATCCAGACAAGTAGAACCATACCTAACATCTAGTAAACACAACTAGGAATTAAATTACGTAGGGGTAATTCAATAAAAGAAGTTAAAGGATTTGATGCAGAAAGACCACTACGTTGACAAAAGACGCAGGATAAAAAGTTGCAGTACAGAAATAGAACCTCATGGATAAAAAGTTTACTTGCCTTTGGTACTTGAATTAAAAAAATTGCTACTCAACGGCAGGTTAAATTAACATGTCCATAAATATAATGCTCAAACCAAAGCAATCAAGGAACAATAAAACAATAAAGGAATTGTCACAATTCCTTAGCACATGGATCATGTCATTATACAACAGAAGAACTTGTTACCTCTAGCGTGCCAACAAGGAGCTTCCCTAGCATTCTCCTGTTCCTCCTGACCAAGCTCTGGTCGTCATCCTTGGGAAACTGCCTGGGGAGAGGCTCCGGCAGCGCCTTATCAAGCTCCTGCGCCCAAACGATACCATATAAGCCATCTCCTCCCCTAAAAGCACAGGGATCCCACCGACAAGTACGCACACACACACTCCTCAAGACTCATGTTCCCCTTACTCACCCTCCTTGAAATCcactgggtcccatccctcctgaACCCACCATTACCGGCTCCCCTCCTCTCAGCACCTTCAGCAGCAACCGAACCTCCATTCTctcgcccctccgccgccgctgcactGTTCGCATCGTCCTCCTTAGCTTCAGCGCTGTCCACCTTCACACATCAGGCCAAACATAGCAGAAAATGTTAGGGCGTTTGACAAACAAACTGCTAACCAGAACAGGATTGATTGACGAGATTAGAAACGAGGGCTCGTACTTTAACCACGGCAGATAGAAGGCGGCGCTTCGGCTCAGGCTGGTCCACTGGTTCCGGAGCCTGCATCAGAAACAACAAGGGTGGAAGAATCATGTAAAGAAACAGAGGCGGGACGAGaacgagaaggaggaggagatgtGGGCGAGAGGCGCACGGGTCTCTGGAAGCCGCGGAGCGGGCGGGGGCCGCCGGGGCCGGTGGGGGGAGCGCCGCGTCGCAGGCCGCGGGGGTCGCGCAGGCGCTCGCTGATCTGCGGGAGGGGGGGCGGAAGACGGGAACAGACGGGTCAGGGGAGATGCCTCGACGGAAGGTTGGTAAAAGAGGGTAGGAGGGAGATGGGGGTACCTCGCGGTGCTGGCGCTGGAGCTCTTGGAGCTCGCGGCGGATGTCCTCGGCCGTCTTCTCCGACGCGGCGGCCATCGTCGGCGGGGAAGAAGGGTTTGGCTGCGGCGGGGATGGCGGCGGGGCGGATGCGTTGGGCGGTTCGAGGTTTGGGTGGCCTCGACCTCGACTGACTTGTAGGATGCGGAACCTGGCTGCGAGTGATCTCCGCCGTTGGATCTTCGCGTGCACCGTGCACGGTGGTTCCGTTTCCGTTGCGG contains:
- the LOC124700193 gene encoding pinin-like, which produces MAAASEKTAEDIRRELQELQRQHREISERLRDPRGLRRGAPPTGPGGPRPLRGFQRPAPEPVDQPEPKRRLLSAVVKVDSAEAKEDDANSAAAAEGRENGGSVAAEGAERRGAGNGGFRRDGTQWISRRELDKALPEPLPRQFPKDDDQSLVRRNRRMLGKLLVGTLEKFQQEDKKLSNSEAFMRRSEAQQKADQKAREDSERLRQQEREQAAEKRRRDMTLRARVAAKAEEKRLELLYLQWTEHHKKLSNFLRTKAEPAIYYMPTKPLSDDPAIVEQTKEKTFEEWKSVRRAELNQFQKQVEEHYMSNVEKQLERIQNARNARKGNVPANMQEMDKELDTHRAEHGPKARRIPDGDNDEDEDVDDMAVEDYLMDEVLGVSEDPTKPSEETTDVAPVPDEAQ
- the LOC124703975 gene encoding phosphatidylinositol 4-phosphate 5-kinase 1-like, with protein sequence MASAETSNEDTHRGDTLPNGDVYVGNFDGLVPHGMGKYMWTDGALYDGEWDKSKMTGRGIIQWPSGASYEGDFRGGFIDGTGTFKGVDGSVYKGSWRMNKKQGMGTMVYSNSDTYEGLWNEGLPDGYGKYTWAAGNIYIGNWKSGNMNGRGVMQWIHGDTLDCNWLNGFAHGKGYCKYASGACYIGTWDRGVKDGHGIFYQPGSKIPCNLEVSECATNNDGTSASSSSNVKAKIGLLFILQNMCNKRGLRRFFHRPKRISNGTTPIFYDDSRNHLSQDLCNKSLSSNERLRDCDVHKDLVYEREYVQGVLILEQPKGKDSGMLDSGETQENTWQKQERGPMETIYKGHRSYFLMLNLQLGIRYTVGKITPVPLREVRSNDFGPRARIRMYFPCEGSQYTPPHCSVNFFWKDYCPMVFRNLREMFHIDAADYMMSICGGDSLKELSSPGKSGSIFYLSQDERFVIKTLRKSELKILLKMLPKYYNHVKAYDNTLITKFFGVHRITLKAGKKVRFVVMGNMFCTELRIHRKYDLKGSTQGRSTKKQKINENTTLKDLDLSHAFHVDRPWREALFRQIALDSMFLESQSIIDYSMLLGIHFRAPQHLKAVMPHQNTLESSGISSATDCTIPPQSEDTSSSKRFLLVAHEPGTTVGGSHIRGSMVRASEGGYEEVDLVLPGTGRFRVQLGVNMPAQARKLLESTDPIEEYDVVLYLGIIDILQEYNMSKRVEHAVKSLKFDPLSISSVDPNLYSKRFVSFLERVFPEQD